One segment of Campylobacter concisus ATCC 51562 DNA contains the following:
- a CDS encoding glycosyltransferase, with the protein MNKDIYYKNYEERPTRLSVITATYNVEKFLPRLIKSLQEQVDKDFEWIISDGVSSDKTLEILKNTGGINIKVISGEDFGIYDALNRGIKACNGEFYLVIGADDELYPNAIKDYKKAMGDGVDIITACIDTNNGKIEPNGGPRWLKAQAHYISGHAVGSIYRTSLHQKLGYYSRKFPIAADQLFVLTAANYGAKIKVAKSVVGKFSNYGVSSIDMLGALCEFYRVQVVMGENKFVQTTLFILRLIKNFRKL; encoded by the coding sequence ATGAATAAAGATATCTACTATAAAAATTATGAAGAAAGACCCACAAGACTTAGTGTAATTACCGCAACTTATAATGTAGAAAAATTCTTACCTAGATTAATAAAAAGTCTACAAGAGCAAGTCGATAAAGATTTTGAGTGGATCATTTCTGATGGAGTGTCTAGCGATAAGACTTTAGAAATTTTAAAAAATACTGGCGGGATAAATATAAAAGTAATCTCGGGCGAAGACTTTGGGATTTATGATGCTTTAAATAGAGGCATAAAAGCTTGTAATGGAGAATTCTATCTTGTTATCGGTGCTGATGATGAGCTTTATCCAAATGCTATTAAAGATTATAAGAAAGCCATGGGGGATGGTGTAGACATAATAACAGCTTGTATTGATACTAATAATGGCAAAATTGAGCCAAATGGTGGACCAAGATGGCTAAAGGCACAAGCTCACTACATCTCTGGACATGCTGTAGGCTCAATATACCGCACAAGTCTTCATCAAAAACTTGGTTACTATTCAAGAAAATTTCCAATAGCGGCAGATCAGCTATTTGTATTGACTGCTGCAAATTATGGGGCAAAGATAAAAGTTGCAAAAAGTGTTGTAGGTAAATTTTCAAATTATGGAGTTAGTAGTATTGATATGTTAGGAGCTCTTTGTGAATTTTATAGAGTTCAGGTGGTGATGGGCGAAAATAAATTTGTGCAAACTACTCTATTTATTTTAAGACTTATTAAAAATTTTAGAAAATTATAA
- a CDS encoding glycosyltransferase family 2 protein, translated as MKDYGVSIIVPIYNVEKYIEKCATTLLEQDYNNIEYIFVNDCTPDSSMKILKDIIERYPNRKSHVKIINKIKNEGLPQARKSGLKISSGKYILHVDSDDWVDKDMVSSLMSEARKSYADIVCFDYIKEFNKKSVVKSFFYTKNYPKSNLNFVKAILSHEISVSMCDKLVKRELYENVEFPYFSHCEDSFVNLQLVYWAKKITHIAKPFYHYRTNPNSLSSSFSNNKKALDDFADFSRAVKNFLIQKDLFDEYFKFHIPTILKFTLDYSESDFKKQINAICPEANNIKYVFQINRNIIYKILYSTVFIGFSQIFVFAKKVFIRLRNF; from the coding sequence ATGAAAGACTATGGTGTTTCTATAATAGTTCCCATATATAATGTGGAGAAATATATAGAAAAATGTGCAACTACGCTTTTAGAGCAAGACTATAACAATATAGAGTATATTTTTGTAAATGATTGCACTCCAGATAGTTCTATGAAAATTTTGAAGGACATTATTGAAAGATACCCAAATAGAAAAAGCCATGTAAAAATCATTAATAAAATAAAAAATGAAGGCTTACCGCAAGCTAGAAAAAGTGGGTTGAAAATATCAAGTGGCAAATACATTTTACATGTAGATAGTGACGACTGGGTCGATAAAGATATGGTAAGTTCTTTGATGAGTGAAGCTAGAAAAAGTTATGCAGACATAGTTTGTTTTGACTATATTAAAGAATTTAATAAAAAAAGCGTTGTAAAAAGTTTTTTTTATACAAAAAATTACCCAAAGTCTAATTTGAACTTTGTAAAAGCTATTTTATCTCATGAAATTTCTGTTTCCATGTGTGATAAATTGGTTAAAAGAGAGCTTTATGAAAATGTTGAATTTCCATATTTTTCACACTGTGAAGATAGTTTTGTAAATTTACAGCTTGTTTATTGGGCAAAAAAAATTACTCACATTGCAAAACCATTTTATCACTATAGAACAAATCCTAATTCGCTTTCTAGTAGTTTTTCAAATAATAAAAAAGCCCTTGATGATTTTGCTGATTTTAGCAGAGCTGTAAAGAATTTTTTGATACAAAAAGATCTTTTTGATGAATATTTTAAATTTCACATTCCTACTATTTTAAAATTTACTTTGGATTATTCTGAAAGTGATTTTAAAAAACAAATAAATGCTATATGCCCAGAAGCAAATAATATAAAATATGTTTTTCAAATCAATAGAAATATAATCTATAAAATTTTATATAGCACTGTTTTTATAGGGTTCTCGCAAATTTTTGTTTTTGCAAAAAAAGTATTTATTAGGCTTAGAAATTTTTAG
- a CDS encoding glycosyltransferase family 4 protein: protein MKIFIIGNVSSMMINFREELIKLLVSKGHDVYCLVSDYNEESRKKIISLGATPLDHTLNAKGLNPFKDLIATYDFIKLFRQHRPDAIFSFFVKPVIFVTIAAKIARVPRIAGMIEGLGGAFTVHKNGQTMKAKIIKTIQVLLYKISLPSLDELIFLNNDDKKDLIDRYNIKAKSINILGGIGVDLDKFSYTKAPIEPINFIFIARLLAEKGIFEYLEAAKIVKEKYKDVKFYIFGSFDEHNPFGLTHEELKPYLDSGVVIYPGFVNNIKERIVNSSIFVLPSYYREGVPRSTQEAMAIGRAVITTNSVGCKETVEDSVNGFLVPPFDSKILAQKMIYFIQNPEMIVQMGIESRKIAEVKFNINEKNEILVKIIIGK from the coding sequence ATGAAAATTTTTATAATCGGTAATGTCTCGTCTATGATGATAAATTTTAGAGAAGAGCTCATAAAATTACTTGTATCAAAAGGGCATGATGTCTACTGTTTAGTTAGTGACTACAATGAAGAAAGTAGAAAAAAAATAATCTCATTGGGTGCAACACCGCTTGACCATACTTTAAATGCAAAAGGGCTAAATCCATTTAAAGATCTCATTGCTACATATGATTTTATTAAGCTATTTAGGCAGCATAGGCCAGATGCGATTTTTTCTTTTTTTGTTAAACCAGTTATTTTTGTAACTATAGCCGCAAAAATAGCAAGAGTGCCAAGAATAGCAGGCATGATAGAAGGGCTTGGTGGAGCTTTTACAGTTCATAAAAATGGGCAAACAATGAAGGCGAAAATTATCAAAACTATACAAGTTCTTTTATATAAAATTTCACTACCATCTCTTGACGAGCTTATATTTTTAAATAATGACGATAAAAAGGACTTGATTGATAGATACAATATAAAAGCAAAGTCCATAAATATATTAGGTGGTATAGGTGTTGATCTTGATAAATTCTCATATACTAAAGCACCTATTGAACCTATAAATTTTATTTTTATAGCAAGACTTCTTGCAGAAAAGGGAATATTTGAGTATTTGGAAGCAGCTAAAATCGTAAAAGAAAAATATAAAGATGTAAAGTTTTATATATTTGGTAGTTTTGATGAGCACAATCCATTTGGATTAACGCATGAAGAACTAAAACCTTATCTTGATAGTGGTGTAGTTATATACCCTGGCTTCGTAAATAATATAAAAGAACGGATCGTGAATAGTTCTATTTTTGTCTTGCCTTCGTATTACAGAGAAGGTGTGCCAAGAAGTACGCAGGAAGCCATGGCGATAGGAAGGGCAGTAATAACCACAAATAGTGTAGGATGTAAAGAAACTGTTGAAGATAGTGTAAATGGGTTTTTGGTACCACCATTTGATAGTAAAATTTTGGCACAAAAGATGATTTATTTTATACAAAATCCAGAAATGATAGTCCAAATGGGTATAGAAAGCAGAAAAATAGCTGAAGTAAAATTTAATATAAATGAAAAGAATGAAATACTTGTAAAGATTATTATTGGGAAATAG
- a CDS encoding alanine/glycine:cation symporter family protein, producing MLTNFAEILNNCVESINSFLWGPYFLIALLCGTGLFFTIRLGFVQIFKFKMGLRELFGNFSLHGEAAGKAGMSQFQAVATAIAAQVGTGNLVGATTALIMGGPGAIFWMWCAAFLGMATNFAEICLAQIYRTEDDSGHTIGGPAFYISRGLKGKWAKILAGFFAIAIIIALGFIGNMVQANSISDGFKGAFGIPQWITGAFLAIVCAVIFIGGVKAIARVAEKIVPLMALLYVGVGLIIIALNFHEIPDAVLLIYKAAFDPSAAWGGATGASIAAAMRYGIARGLFSNEAGMGSTPHAHAAANVKHPVDQAVLGIMSVFVDTFIVLNITVFVVLTANVISFENGKAVFTGITLVQEAFSSHIFGKVGGYSFVAVCLFFFAFTTILGWYYFAEINVRYLLGAKAVRAFQILVVVFVFLGSLQKVDFVWSLADMFNGLMVVPNLIAIIILSPIVAKLLKDHDAGKEYDVKDYLK from the coding sequence ATGCTTACAAATTTTGCTGAAATTTTAAATAATTGCGTTGAGAGTATAAATTCATTTCTTTGGGGTCCATACTTCCTTATCGCCCTACTTTGCGGCACCGGACTATTTTTTACTATTAGGCTTGGGTTTGTTCAAATTTTTAAGTTTAAAATGGGCCTAAGAGAACTTTTTGGGAATTTCTCGCTTCACGGCGAAGCTGCTGGCAAGGCTGGTATGAGCCAGTTTCAAGCAGTTGCAACTGCGATCGCCGCACAAGTTGGCACCGGCAATCTAGTAGGCGCGACAACAGCTCTTATCATGGGTGGCCCTGGAGCGATATTTTGGATGTGGTGCGCTGCATTTTTAGGCATGGCTACAAATTTTGCTGAAATTTGCCTAGCTCAAATTTACCGCACAGAAGATGACAGCGGTCACACGATAGGCGGTCCAGCATTTTATATAAGTCGTGGATTAAAGGGAAAATGGGCAAAAATTTTAGCTGGATTTTTCGCTATCGCCATCATTATCGCACTTGGCTTTATCGGAAATATGGTGCAAGCAAACTCGATCTCAGACGGCTTTAAAGGTGCCTTTGGTATACCTCAGTGGATAACTGGAGCTTTTTTAGCAATCGTCTGTGCGGTCATCTTTATAGGTGGCGTAAAGGCGATCGCAAGAGTGGCTGAAAAGATCGTGCCTTTGATGGCTTTACTTTATGTAGGTGTTGGACTAATCATTATCGCTTTAAATTTTCACGAAATTCCAGATGCAGTTTTGCTTATCTACAAAGCAGCATTTGATCCTTCAGCTGCGTGGGGTGGAGCGACTGGAGCTAGTATAGCAGCTGCGATGAGATACGGCATAGCAAGGGGCCTTTTTAGCAATGAAGCTGGCATGGGCTCAACTCCACACGCGCACGCCGCAGCTAATGTCAAACACCCGGTCGATCAAGCAGTACTTGGCATAATGAGCGTATTTGTAGATACTTTTATCGTTTTAAATATAACCGTTTTTGTAGTACTTACCGCAAATGTCATCAGCTTTGAAAACGGCAAGGCAGTCTTTACAGGTATCACCTTGGTGCAAGAAGCCTTCTCATCGCATATCTTTGGCAAGGTTGGCGGATATAGCTTCGTAGCTGTTTGCCTATTTTTCTTTGCGTTCACAACGATTCTTGGATGGTACTATTTTGCTGAGATCAATGTAAGATACCTTCTTGGGGCAAAAGCGGTCAGAGCTTTTCAAATTTTAGTAGTCGTTTTTGTATTTTTGGGAAGCTTGCAAAAGGTTGATTTTGTCTGGAGCCTAGCAGATATGTTTAATGGCTTGATGGTTGTGCCAAATTTAATTGCCATCATCATTTTAAGCCCTATCGTGGCAAAACTTTTAAAAGATCACGATGCTGGCAAAGAGTATGATGTGAAAGATTATTTGAAATAA
- a CDS encoding replication-associated recombination protein A, whose protein sequence is MFRPKSLDEICGQKAVKAAFLKFIASNKIPHSIFYGPAGCGKTSFARAVASGANYDFYEFDGGNLKIDDFRKILKNYENALNKPLFFIDEIHRLSKTQQEALLIPMENYKALVIGASTENPFFTLSSGIRSRSMLFEFRPLSSGDFEELLGKIREQISFSIDEEAKEYLFKSSGGDARAMLNLLEFAITLDENVSLENLKTLRQNALKEGAKEDDTHYELASAFIKSLRGSDENAVIYYLARLIDSGESADFIARRMAIFASEDIGNANPNALNLAASTLSAVKEIGFPEARIILAQCAVYLASSPKSNSSYNAINAALRYVQSEEILKIPPYLKNHTKESKDYLYPHDFGGWVEQKYLEKPLVFYKSKDIGFEKTLNEWLEKIRSKGKI, encoded by the coding sequence ATGTTTAGACCAAAAAGCTTGGATGAAATTTGCGGACAAAAAGCGGTTAAAGCAGCATTTTTAAAATTTATAGCCTCTAACAAAATCCCACACTCCATCTTTTATGGTCCAGCAGGCTGTGGCAAGACGAGCTTTGCAAGAGCAGTAGCAAGCGGCGCAAACTACGACTTTTACGAATTTGATGGCGGAAATTTAAAGATAGATGACTTTCGCAAAATTTTAAAAAACTACGAAAACGCCTTAAATAAGCCACTCTTTTTCATAGACGAGATCCACCGCCTAAGCAAAACCCAACAAGAAGCACTGCTAATTCCCATGGAAAACTACAAAGCCTTAGTCATCGGTGCTAGCACGGAAAATCCCTTTTTCACGCTAAGCTCAGGCATCAGAAGTCGCTCTATGCTCTTTGAGTTTAGGCCGCTTAGCAGTGGCGATTTTGAGGAGCTTCTTGGCAAGATAAGAGAGCAAATTTCATTTAGCATAGACGAGGAAGCCAAAGAATATCTATTTAAAAGTAGCGGTGGCGACGCAAGAGCTATGCTAAATTTACTAGAATTTGCCATCACGCTTGATGAAAATGTGAGTCTGGAAAATTTAAAGACACTGCGTCAAAACGCCCTAAAAGAGGGAGCAAAAGAGGATGATACGCACTACGAGCTAGCAAGCGCTTTTATAAAAAGCCTACGTGGAAGCGACGAAAACGCCGTTATCTACTATCTCGCAAGGCTCATAGACTCTGGCGAGAGTGCGGACTTCATCGCTAGAAGGATGGCGATATTTGCCAGCGAAGACATCGGCAATGCAAACCCAAATGCGCTAAATTTAGCCGCAAGCACACTAAGTGCGGTAAAAGAGATAGGCTTTCCAGAGGCTAGGATAATACTAGCTCAGTGCGCCGTCTATCTAGCTAGCTCGCCAAAGTCAAACTCCAGCTATAACGCGATAAATGCCGCCCTAAGATACGTGCAAAGCGAGGAAATTTTAAAGATCCCGCCATATCTAAAAAACCACACAAAAGAGAGCAAAGACTACCTTTATCCGCATGATTTTGGTGGCTGGGTCGAGCAAAAATATCTAGAAAAACCGCTCGTTTTTTACAAAAGCAAGGACATAGGCTTTGAAAAAACGCTAAATGAGTGGCTAGAAAAGATAAGGTCAAAGGGTAAAATTTAG
- a CDS encoding pyridoxamine 5'-phosphate oxidase family protein, with protein sequence MRRKDRELSREDGLKIIDECEYAVISCVDDEGEIFSVPISPVRVGESIFIHGATAGCKAKLLQDGRKVEFVCVSFNKVPHLSESELDAIKDDGKALGGKVFTTEYKSAIAKTRVYEITDEAKKYEILKILSLKYTAYAMNTFETAAQYGLKITKIYEFKIESLSAKAKILPKPAK encoded by the coding sequence ATGAGACGAAAAGATAGAGAGCTAAGCCGTGAAGATGGCCTAAAAATCATAGATGAATGTGAATATGCGGTAATTTCATGTGTGGATGATGAGGGAGAAATTTTTAGCGTACCGATCTCGCCTGTTAGAGTTGGTGAAAGCATTTTTATACACGGAGCTACCGCTGGCTGTAAGGCAAAACTACTTCAAGATGGACGAAAAGTGGAGTTTGTCTGCGTTAGTTTTAACAAAGTCCCACATCTAAGCGAAAGCGAGTTAGATGCGATAAAAGACGACGGCAAGGCACTTGGAGGTAAGGTTTTTACGACTGAGTATAAAAGTGCCATCGCAAAAACTAGAGTTTACGAGATCACAGACGAAGCTAAAAAATATGAAATTTTAAAAATTCTCAGCCTAAAATATACAGCTTATGCGATGAACACCTTTGAAACAGCGGCTCAGTATGGGTTAAAGATTACTAAAATTTATGAGTTTAAGATAGAAAGTCTTAGCGCGAAAGCTAAAATTTTGCCAAAACCAGCAAAGTAA
- the ung gene encoding uracil-DNA glycosylase, with translation MQINLDDIKIEPSWKEVLKDEFLSENFARIKENFLKAKSTGTVYPPSALIFNAFNLTPFHSVKVVILGQDPYHGANQAMGLSFSVPSGVKVPPSLVNIYKEIYADLGTKEPNSGDLTKWAKQGVLLLNSTLSVSAGVANSHASFGWQGFTDAVIKKISENLQNVVFMLWGNPARAKAPLIDASKHLILEAAHPSPLARGAFFGCRHFSKANIYLANHGKTPIDWDLNVKI, from the coding sequence ATGCAGATAAATTTAGACGACATAAAGATCGAGCCAAGTTGGAAAGAGGTGCTAAAAGATGAGTTTTTGAGTGAAAATTTCGCGCGTATCAAAGAAAATTTCTTAAAAGCAAAGAGCACTGGCACCGTCTATCCGCCAAGCGCGCTTATATTTAATGCATTTAACCTAACGCCATTTCACTCTGTCAAAGTCGTCATCCTAGGCCAAGATCCATACCATGGCGCAAATCAAGCCATGGGGCTAAGCTTTTCAGTGCCTAGTGGTGTAAAAGTCCCCCCAAGTCTTGTGAATATTTATAAAGAAATTTACGCTGATCTTGGCACAAAAGAGCCAAATAGTGGCGATCTTACAAAGTGGGCAAAGCAAGGCGTGCTGCTTCTAAACTCAACTTTAAGTGTTAGTGCTGGAGTGGCAAATTCCCACGCAAGCTTTGGCTGGCAGGGCTTTACTGACGCTGTAATAAAAAAGATAAGCGAAAATTTACAAAACGTAGTTTTCATGCTTTGGGGCAATCCAGCTAGAGCCAAAGCACCGCTCATTGACGCCAGCAAGCACCTCATCTTAGAGGCAGCACATCCAAGCCCACTGGCTCGTGGCGCATTTTTTGGCTGCCGTCACTTCTCAAAAGCAAATATCTATCTAGCAAACCATGGCAAAACACCAATAGACTGGGATCTAAACGTAAAAATTTGA
- a CDS encoding YbaK/EbsC family protein, which yields MSEQIFNKIYELLSKNEAKFKVLNHESATTSEEVAKLRGTKMSQGAKALVCSIKGVDEEKFRQIFKDENVLNDYLLSDEKPAMKAGKIYILAILPADMQANLDSLTQKFDGKRASLASPDEVLALADCVFGSVPPFSFHKNLHIVVDERLLQRNDEIAFNAGLLDRSIILNTKDYTKIVRPTLINFAE from the coding sequence GTGTCTGAGCAAATTTTTAATAAGATCTATGAGCTTCTTAGCAAGAATGAAGCTAAATTTAAAGTTCTAAATCATGAGAGTGCGACCACTTCAGAAGAGGTGGCAAAACTTAGGGGAACAAAGATGAGCCAAGGCGCAAAGGCTCTAGTTTGCTCTATAAAAGGGGTAGATGAGGAAAAATTTAGGCAAATTTTTAAAGATGAAAATGTGCTAAATGATTATTTGCTAAGCGATGAAAAGCCAGCGATGAAGGCTGGTAAAATTTATATTTTGGCTATTTTGCCAGCTGATATGCAGGCAAATCTTGATAGCTTGACACAAAAATTTGACGGCAAAAGGGCAAGCCTAGCTAGTCCAGATGAAGTTTTGGCATTGGCAGATTGTGTTTTTGGTTCAGTGCCACCGTTTAGCTTTCATAAAAATTTACACATTGTAGTTGATGAAAGGTTACTACAAAGAAACGATGAGATCGCATTTAATGCGGGACTACTTGATAGATCGATCATTTTAAATACAAAAGATTATACAAAGATAGTGCGACCAACGCTAATAAATTTTGCAGAATGA
- the thrS gene encoding threonine--tRNA ligase, which translates to MSDIIAYKLNGEIVDTQSIAGRESSAEPIYFDNSKEALHVIRHSCAHLMAQAIKSLYPKAKFFVGPNVEDGFYYDFRVDDEGTKLGESDLAVIEDKMKELAEKKIDIIKTCSTKANMSDKFKDDDLKQEVLKRIPDGEVSSYSQGDFEDLCRGPHVPNTKFLKFFKLTRVAGAYLGGDENREMLTRIYGTAYADKESLKEHIRIIEEAKKRDHRKLGVEMKLFTFDEEVGGGLPIWLPNGGRLRSKLEQLLYKAHRDRGYEPVRGPELLKADVWRRSGHYANYKENMYFTTIDETEYGIKPMNCVGHIKVYQSDIRSYRDLPLKFFEYGVVHRHEKSGVLHGLFRVREFAQDDSHIFCMPSQIKENILEILKFAGTIMENFGFHYEMEISTKPAKAIGGDEIWDTATKALKEALDENGFKYGIDEGGGAFYGPKIDIKITDALKRKWQCGTIQVDFNLPERFDLGYIDANNERQRPVMLHRALLGSFERFIGILLEHTAGELPFFIAPTQVVIVPISDAHLDYAKEISRELRKINVDSEIASKNESLNKRIRTAEKQRVPMIVVLGDNEVANKSVALRDRQARTQSDMSLAEFINLTKEKLSEVHF; encoded by the coding sequence ATGAGCGATATCATCGCATACAAACTAAATGGCGAAATAGTCGATACTCAAAGTATCGCAGGGCGTGAGAGTAGTGCTGAGCCTATCTATTTTGACAACTCAAAAGAGGCACTACACGTTATCAGACACTCCTGTGCGCACCTCATGGCACAAGCTATCAAATCACTCTATCCAAAGGCGAAATTCTTTGTCGGACCAAATGTAGAAGATGGATTTTATTATGATTTTAGAGTTGATGATGAGGGTACGAAGCTAGGCGAGAGCGATCTAGCAGTGATCGAAGATAAGATGAAAGAGCTTGCTGAGAAGAAAATTGATATCATCAAAACCTGCTCAACCAAAGCTAATATGAGCGATAAATTTAAAGATGACGACCTAAAGCAAGAGGTCTTAAAAAGAATCCCAGATGGTGAAGTTAGCAGCTACTCACAAGGTGATTTTGAAGATCTTTGCCGTGGACCACACGTACCAAATACTAAATTTTTAAAATTTTTCAAGCTTACACGTGTGGCTGGGGCTTATCTTGGCGGAGATGAGAACCGTGAGATGCTAACTAGAATTTACGGCACAGCTTACGCAGACAAAGAGAGTCTAAAAGAGCACATCCGCATCATCGAAGAGGCTAAAAAGCGCGATCACAGAAAGCTTGGCGTCGAGATGAAGCTATTTACATTTGATGAAGAAGTGGGTGGCGGTTTGCCTATCTGGCTACCAAATGGCGGACGCTTAAGATCAAAACTAGAGCAGCTCTTATACAAAGCCCACCGCGACCGCGGCTATGAGCCAGTGCGAGGTCCTGAGCTTTTAAAGGCTGACGTGTGGAGAAGAAGCGGCCACTACGCAAACTACAAAGAAAATATGTACTTTACAACGATCGATGAGACAGAGTATGGCATCAAGCCGATGAACTGCGTTGGTCACATCAAAGTTTATCAAAGTGACATCCGCTCTTACCGCGATCTCCCGCTTAAATTTTTTGAATACGGCGTCGTGCACCGTCATGAGAAAAGCGGCGTGCTTCACGGACTTTTCAGGGTTCGCGAATTTGCTCAAGATGACTCACATATCTTTTGTATGCCAAGCCAGATCAAAGAAAATATCTTAGAAATTTTAAAATTTGCTGGCACGATAATGGAAAATTTTGGTTTCCACTATGAGATGGAGATATCAACCAAGCCAGCCAAAGCGATCGGTGGCGATGAAATTTGGGATACAGCTACAAAAGCGCTAAAAGAAGCTCTTGATGAAAATGGCTTTAAGTACGGCATCGACGAGGGCGGCGGCGCATTTTATGGACCAAAGATCGACATTAAGATAACTGACGCGCTTAAGAGAAAGTGGCAGTGCGGCACGATACAAGTTGATTTTAACTTGCCAGAGCGCTTTGATCTAGGCTACATCGACGCAAATAACGAAAGACAGCGCCCTGTAATGCTTCACAGAGCCTTGCTTGGCAGTTTTGAGAGATTTATAGGAATTTTACTTGAGCACACTGCTGGCGAGCTACCATTTTTCATAGCTCCTACGCAAGTCGTCATCGTGCCTATTAGCGACGCGCATTTAGACTACGCAAAAGAAATTTCACGCGAGCTAAGAAAGATCAACGTCGATAGCGAGATCGCAAGTAAAAATGAGAGTTTAAATAAGAGAATAAGAACGGCAGAAAAACAAAGGGTGCCTATGATAGTCGTGCTAGGTGACAACGAAGTAGCGAACAAGAGCGTTGCATTGCGCGACAGACAGGCTAGGACGCAGAGCGATATGAGCTTGGCGGAATTTATAAATTTAACGAAGGAGAAACTTAGTGAGGTACATTTTTGA
- the infC gene encoding translation initiation factor IF-3: MSKENEVLLNEDIRAREVRCVGDDGTAYGVISRDEALEISNKLGLDLVLIAPDAKPPVCKIMDYGKFRYQQEKKQKEAKKKQKTIEIKEIKLSVKIAQNDINYKVKHASEFLQDGKHVKFRVFLKGREMSTPEAGVAMLEKVWEMIKDEADRDKEPIIEGRYVNMLVTPKKG; the protein is encoded by the coding sequence TTGAGTAAGGAAAATGAAGTATTGCTCAATGAGGACATAAGGGCGAGAGAGGTAAGATGTGTAGGGGATGATGGCACGGCATACGGTGTCATCTCAAGAGATGAGGCTTTAGAGATCTCAAATAAGCTTGGGCTTGATCTAGTGCTTATAGCGCCAGATGCGAAGCCGCCAGTTTGCAAGATAATGGACTACGGCAAATTCCGCTATCAGCAAGAGAAAAAGCAAAAAGAGGCCAAGAAAAAGCAAAAAACCATCGAGATAAAAGAGATAAAACTCTCTGTCAAGATCGCCCAAAACGATATAAACTACAAGGTTAAACACGCAAGCGAGTTTTTGCAAGATGGCAAACACGTTAAATTTCGTGTATTTTTAAAGGGTCGCGAGATGAGCACCCCAGAGGCTGGCGTAGCCATGCTTGAGAAGGTCTGGGAGATGATCAAAGATGAGGCTGACCGCGACAAAGAGCCTATAATAGAAGGTCGTTATGTAAATATGCTTGTAACTCCAAAAAAGGGTTAA